One window of the Acinonyx jubatus isolate Ajub_Pintada_27869175 chromosome A2, VMU_Ajub_asm_v1.0, whole genome shotgun sequence genome contains the following:
- the P4HTM gene encoding transmembrane prolyl 4-hydroxylase, with amino-acid sequence MAAAAAPRPEAASPKWAPTECERAGAAAGLDDCEDAPVRQLCKPRGICSRAYFLVLMVFVHLYLGNVLALLLFVHYSNGDESSDPGPQRRSQGPGPAPTLGPLTRLEGIKVGHERKVQLVADRDHLIRTLSLKPLLFEIPGFLSDEECRLIIHLAQMKGLQRSQILPTEEYEEAMGTMQVSQLDLFRLLDQNHDGRLQLREVLAQTRLGNGRWMTPENIQEMYSAIKADPDGDGVLSLQEFADMDLRDFHKYMRSHKAASSELVRNSHHTWLYQGEGAHHVMRSIRQRVLRLTRLSPEIVELSEPLQVVRYGEGGHYHAHVDSGPVYPETICSHTKLVANESVPFETSCRYMTVLFYLNNVTGGGETVFPVADNRTYDEMSLIQDDVDLRDTRRHCDKGNLRVKPRQGTAVFWYNYLPDGQGWVGDVDDYSLHGGCLVTRGTKWIANNWINVDPSRARQALFQQEMARLAREGGTDAQPEWALDRAYRDARVEL; translated from the exons atggcggcggcggcggccccgaGGCCAGAGGCCGCGAGTCCGAAGTGGGCACCGACTGAATGCGAGCGGGCCGGGGCCGCGGCCGGGCTGGACGACTGCGAGGACGCACCGGTCCGGCAGCTGTGCAAGCCCCGCGGCATCTGCTCGCGCGCCTACTTCCTGGTGCTGATGGTGTTCGTGCACCTGTACCTGGGCAACGTGCTGGCGCTGCTGCTCTTCGTGCACTACAGCAACGGCGACGAGAGCAGCGACCCCGGGCCCCAGCGCCGCTCCCAGGGCCCCGGGCCCGCGCCAACCCTGGGTCCCCTCACCCGGCTGGAGGGCATCAAG GTGGGGCACGAACGTAAAGTCCAGCTGGTCGCGGACAGGGATCACCTCATCCGAACACTCAGCCTCAAGCCGCTGCTCTTTG AAATCCCTGGCTTCCTGAGTGATGAAGAGTGTCGGCTCATCATCCACCTGGCCCAGATGAAGGGGCTACAGCGCAGCCAGATTCTGCCCACTGAAGAATACGAGGAGGCAATGGGCACAATGCAGGTCAGCCAGCTGGACCTCTTCCGGCTGTTGGACCAGAACCATGACGGTCGCCTGCAGCTCCGCGAG GTCCTGGCCCAGACTCGCCTGGGAAATGGACGGTGGATGACTCCAGAGAACATTCAGGAGATGTACTCTGCGATCAAGGCTGACCCTGATGGTGATG GAGTGCTGAGCCTGCAGGAGTTCGCTGACATGGACCTTCGAGACTTCCACAAGTACATGAGGAGCCACAAGGCAGCATCCAGTGAGCTGGTGCGGAACAGCCACCACACGTGGCTCTACCAGGGTGAAGGTGCCCACCACGTCATGCGCTCCATCCGCCAGAG GGTGCTACGCCTCACCCGCCTGTCACCTGAGATCGTGGAGCTCAGCGAGCCGCTGCAGGTTGTACGGTATGGCGAGGGAGGCCACTACCATGCCCATGTGGACAGCGGACCTGTGTACCCAGAGACCATCTGCTCCCATACTAAGTTGGTAGCCAATGAGTCTGTACCATTCGAGACCTCCTGCCG CTACATGACAGTGCTGTTTTATTTGAACAACGTCACCGGTGGGGGCGAGACTGTCTTCCCTGTAGCAGACAACAGAACCTACGATGAAATG AGTCTGATTCAAGATGACGTTGATCTCCGTGACACTCGGAGGCACTGTGACAAGGGGAACCTGCGGGTCAAGCCCCGGCAGGGCACAGCAGTCTTCTGGTACAACTACCTGCCTGATGGGCAAG GTTGGGTGGGCGACGTGGACGACTACTCGCTGCATGGGGGCTGCCTGGTCACACGTGGCACTAAGTGGATCGCCAACAACTGGATCAATGTGGACCCCAGCAGGGCGCGGCAGGCGCTATTCCAGCAGGAGATGGCGCGCCTGGCCCGCGAAGGTGGCACTGATGCGCAGCCAGAGTGGGCCCTGGATCGGGCCTACCGCGACGCGCGTGTGGAGCTCTGA